One Lysinibacillus fusiformis genomic window carries:
- a CDS encoding sensor histidine kinase → MELIDIKKKYFWLVISIYLVLGCYLLYVTYSKPYLGLVVKEETERWIISDPYYKEWANGNDISSGDVVLKVNGVLIDNVPNVKYDNIVRTAKALTIQKPNGQIIDVQISNFDIPEQFYYLLIIPLCYFLLTLIIAFYLYYKQKNTPLLSWLILFMLLVSFAYVSIGASGSLNKIGIIVNRSSMILCLVVLLNFMKSYYSFLKTNWLFANNIKLFYIVPVIAILFSIISIIYPSTNNFLSNIVLASFFVLLLLILSILLLSYIKYKTPQLKILLISIMIPFLPFLFLYALPNILFRQYILSAEVSALFLLLIPFSFIFSQLTERLFDIEYHISRLRYYLIFSLIFTVWFIFGLYWIAGKLLSFTVLSGIFFFTFVSLIILFYIKEKVDYRKRKILFSTKGDYIHQLYTAVDKIGKTIRIEELLGKFAQEVSLHLELEQVYVLTYKYDSNQFTSTGEGKIPINPDLMEDLRLGEIRKVDTVYLAFLHQDTHCKRVLVLGHNNSIHLKDEELLWLELLLLYVNNFIENTKMVEELLEELKHMKQADDGQLPWLNKLLWLRFEEEKYQLAQELHDTNLQEQLHIAREVNVLIHAKDTIEIQQKLGKIHEQMIASLHDLRAYCENLKPPLLDTLGLNAALEKLIRKVAERSNYDLIYTIDRLYLEDERMNLMIYRLFQELLNNALKHSYATIVEIHLKEMTDGFEITYTDDGVGCNVEDIRQTDSMGIKGMQERVKAFNGHFYITSAINEGMSIRISVKEGSDTLDYNAHSG, encoded by the coding sequence TTGGAATTAATAGATATTAAAAAGAAATATTTTTGGCTTGTTATAAGTATTTATTTAGTATTGGGTTGTTATCTACTTTATGTTACTTATAGCAAGCCTTATTTGGGTTTAGTGGTAAAAGAAGAAACTGAACGTTGGATTATATCAGACCCATACTATAAAGAATGGGCCAATGGAAACGATATATCATCAGGGGATGTTGTTTTAAAAGTAAATGGTGTTCTAATAGATAATGTACCTAATGTAAAATATGATAATATTGTCCGTACCGCAAAAGCATTAACGATACAGAAGCCTAATGGTCAAATAATAGATGTACAAATAAGTAATTTTGATATACCTGAGCAATTTTATTACTTATTGATAATTCCTCTTTGTTATTTTCTTTTAACCTTAATTATTGCTTTTTATTTGTACTATAAACAAAAAAACACACCACTTTTAAGTTGGCTCATCTTATTTATGCTCCTAGTTTCTTTCGCATATGTTAGTATTGGCGCGTCGGGTAGTTTGAATAAAATAGGGATTATAGTTAATCGTAGTAGTATGATACTTTGCTTAGTAGTACTACTTAATTTTATGAAAAGTTACTATTCTTTTTTAAAGACCAATTGGTTGTTTGCTAATAATATTAAACTATTTTATATTGTACCGGTCATTGCTATATTATTTAGCATAATCAGTATTATCTATCCATCTACCAATAATTTTCTTTCTAATATCGTATTAGCAAGTTTCTTCGTCTTACTCTTATTAATTCTTAGTATTTTATTACTAAGCTATATAAAATATAAAACACCACAATTAAAAATATTATTAATTAGTATAATGATCCCTTTCTTACCATTTCTATTTTTGTACGCGTTGCCTAATATCTTATTCCGTCAATATATACTTTCAGCTGAGGTAAGTGCTTTGTTTTTATTACTAATTCCTTTTAGCTTTATTTTTTCGCAGCTTACGGAACGTCTTTTTGATATAGAATATCATATTTCACGTCTTCGCTATTATCTTATCTTTTCGCTAATATTTACTGTTTGGTTTATTTTTGGTCTCTATTGGATTGCTGGTAAGTTATTATCTTTTACTGTTTTGTCAGGAATTTTCTTCTTCACTTTCGTATCGTTGATTATTCTTTTTTACATAAAAGAAAAAGTAGATTATCGAAAGCGTAAAATATTGTTTTCAACAAAGGGAGATTATATTCATCAGCTATACACAGCAGTAGATAAGATAGGAAAAACAATTAGAATAGAAGAACTTTTAGGGAAATTCGCTCAGGAGGTTTCACTTCACCTTGAGCTTGAGCAAGTATATGTATTAACCTATAAATATGATTCAAATCAATTCACTTCAACGGGTGAGGGGAAAATTCCTATTAATCCAGACCTAATGGAAGATTTAAGGTTAGGTGAAATACGAAAGGTTGACACAGTTTATCTAGCCTTCCTCCACCAAGATACTCATTGCAAAAGGGTCCTAGTATTAGGGCATAACAATTCAATTCATTTAAAAGACGAAGAACTATTATGGCTTGAATTGCTATTATTATACGTAAATAACTTTATTGAGAATACAAAGATGGTAGAAGAATTGTTAGAGGAACTAAAGCATATGAAGCAAGCAGATGATGGTCAACTTCCTTGGCTAAACAAGCTATTATGGTTAAGATTTGAAGAAGAAAAATATCAATTGGCTCAAGAACTACATGATACAAATTTACAAGAACAGCTTCATATTGCCCGAGAAGTTAATGTACTTATTCATGCGAAGGATACCATCGAAATTCAACAAAAGCTTGGAAAAATTCATGAACAAATGATAGCATCCTTGCATGATTTAAGAGCATATTGTGAAAATTTAAAGCCTCCTTTATTAGACACTTTAGGATTGAATGCTGCACTGGAGAAGCTAATTCGTAAGGTGGCAGAAAGATCTAATTATGATTTAATTTATACAATTGATCGCCTCTATCTAGAGGATGAGCGAATGAATTTAATGATATATCGACTTTTTCAGGAATTGCTCAACAATGCGTTAAAGCACTCCTATGCTACAATTGTTGAAATACATCTCAAAGAAATGACGGATGGATTCGAAATAACCTATACGGACGATGGTGTAGGTTGTAATGTAGAAGACATTAGACAAACCGATTCCATGGGGATAAAGGGTATGCAGGAACGAGTAAAAGCCTTTAATGGGCATTTTTATATAACCTCAGCTATCAATGAAGGGATGTCTATTCGGATATCAGTAAAAGAAGGAAGTGACACACTTGATTACAATGCTCATAGTGGATGA
- a CDS encoding response regulator, with translation MLIVDDHPIVLEGTKNLFKEDDDIVVDTESDATCVLKRIKERPYHIYLIDINMPLENGITLARNIKAIQSNAAIILYTGDDITDYYSLILERKIEGILAKTASKEQILRTVRAIGSGEIVLPINFLDFLDNRFKLQDAKLDIHLNEKEKKILRLIAEGHTNRAIAIELNIPQRTTERYLTQLFTLLNVDSRTEAVDLAERMNLL, from the coding sequence ATGCTCATAGTGGATGATCACCCTATAGTTTTAGAGGGAACAAAGAATTTATTTAAAGAAGATGACGATATCGTAGTTGATACGGAAAGCGATGCTACATGTGTACTGAAGAGAATTAAAGAAAGACCTTATCATATTTATTTAATTGATATAAATATGCCACTAGAAAACGGTATTACCTTAGCTCGCAATATCAAGGCAATACAATCCAATGCTGCGATTATTCTTTACACAGGTGACGATATTACCGATTATTATTCACTTATTTTAGAGCGGAAAATAGAAGGGATATTAGCTAAAACAGCATCTAAGGAACAAATTTTGCGAACAGTGCGTGCAATCGGCAGCGGTGAAATCGTTCTTCCTATTAATTTCTTGGATTTTCTAGACAATCGATTTAAATTACAGGATGCAAAGCTTGATATTCATTTAAATGAAAAAGAAAAGAAAATATTAAGACTTATTGCAGAGGGGCATACGAATAGAGCTATTGCTATTGAATTAAATATTCCGCAGCGTACAACTGAGAGATATTTAACACAATTGTTTACTTTATTAAATGTAGATTCTCGAACGGAAGCTGTGGATCTTGCGGAAAGAATGAATTTACTGTAA
- a CDS encoding phosphatase PAP2 family protein: MKNWAYPLAILTLVAFFVLRATYQSETIQNFDTKMADILFGNRLIEVFHYIGEPLFVVSVAIVLMVYLAWKMKNYRGLVFVLLTFAAGNILNQLLKKWVQRPRPEIEDQLTSFSFPSGHSMSGILYLFATAYILSENNKKVRKIQLWVGAIVLTILIGMSRVAGARHFASDVLAGWSVGFTWFIICVIWYERRKRAIQKANM, from the coding sequence ATGAAAAATTGGGCATATCCATTGGCGATTTTAACGCTTGTTGCCTTTTTTGTATTACGTGCAACTTATCAGAGTGAGACTATACAAAACTTTGATACCAAAATGGCAGATATCTTATTCGGCAATCGTTTAATTGAAGTTTTTCATTATATCGGAGAGCCCCTATTTGTAGTATCTGTAGCGATTGTGTTAATGGTGTATTTAGCTTGGAAGATGAAAAATTACCGTGGGTTAGTATTTGTTCTATTAACATTTGCAGCAGGGAATATACTAAACCAATTATTGAAAAAGTGGGTGCAGCGACCACGACCTGAAATTGAAGATCAGTTAACATCCTTTAGTTTTCCATCAGGACATTCCATGTCAGGTATCCTATATCTATTTGCTACGGCTTATATTTTATCGGAGAATAATAAGAAGGTACGTAAAATACAATTGTGGGTTGGGGCGATTGTGCTAACAATACTCATTGGTATGTCACGTGTAGCAGGGGCTCGTCATTTTGCATCGGATGTACTAGCAGGATGGAGCGTCGGTTTTACGTGGTTCATCATTTGTGTCATATGGTATGAGCGACGTAAGCGAGCAATTCAAAAAGCGAATATGTAG
- the zupT gene encoding zinc transporter ZupT, with amino-acid sequence MEGNVLLALGLTLFAGLATGVGSLIAFFTSRTNTKFLSVALGFSAGVMIYVSLVEIFVKAKDALTNALGTTNGYWMTIAGFFGGMLFIALIDKFIPKATNPHEVKLVEDVNAVKPQVDQDHLMKMGLFTALAIGIHNFPEGIATFMSAINDPNVGIAIAIAVAIHNIPEGIAVSVPIFFATGNRRKAFKLSFLSGLAEPVGALVAFLLLMPFLTDVMFGIVFAGVAGIMVFISLDELLPAAQRYDETHLSMYGLVAGMAVMAVSLVLLA; translated from the coding sequence ATGGAAGGAAATGTATTATTGGCATTAGGGTTAACGCTCTTTGCCGGACTTGCAACAGGAGTAGGTAGTTTAATAGCGTTTTTCACATCAAGAACAAATACAAAATTCTTATCAGTAGCACTTGGCTTTTCAGCAGGCGTTATGATTTACGTATCACTTGTTGAAATTTTTGTGAAGGCCAAAGATGCTTTAACGAATGCATTAGGTACAACCAATGGTTATTGGATGACAATTGCAGGCTTTTTTGGTGGCATGCTATTTATTGCGTTGATTGATAAGTTTATTCCAAAAGCTACAAATCCACATGAAGTAAAATTAGTTGAGGATGTAAATGCTGTAAAGCCTCAGGTCGATCAGGATCATTTAATGAAGATGGGGCTGTTTACGGCACTAGCGATAGGGATTCATAATTTCCCAGAGGGTATTGCCACATTTATGTCTGCCATAAATGATCCAAATGTCGGAATTGCTATTGCGATCGCTGTAGCGATTCATAATATTCCAGAGGGCATTGCGGTATCGGTCCCGATTTTTTTTGCAACAGGAAATCGTAGAAAAGCTTTTAAGTTATCTTTTTTATCAGGGTTGGCAGAGCCTGTAGGTGCTCTAGTTGCGTTCTTATTATTAATGCCTTTTTTAACCGATGTCATGTTTGGTATTGTATTTGCGGGAGTTGCGGGGATAATGGTATTCATTTCATTAGATGAATTACTGCCAGCTGCACAAAGATACGACGAAACACATTTATCGATGTATGGCTTAGTAGCTGGAATGGCTGTAATGGCTGTAAGTTTAGTGTTACTAGCATAA
- a CDS encoding 2-hydroxy-3-keto-5-methylthiopentenyl-1-phosphate phosphatase translates to MKPIIFCDFDGTITATDNIVSLMTHFVPEQSEKIAKAMMAQTITFKEGVTAMFELLSTTQKDDVIQYLLDTAIIREGFSEFVRYAHEQSIPFYVVSGGVDFFIEPMLENFGPFSGVYCNSADFSEKQITLVYPNSCDEDCSKYETQGCGCCKPTVMRKVAQSDHFKIVIGDSISDFEAAKQADLVLARDHLIVRCEDLHIPHKPFETFYDCLEAVKELVEA, encoded by the coding sequence TTGAAACCAATTATTTTTTGCGATTTTGATGGTACAATTACGGCAACTGATAATATCGTCTCCCTAATGACACATTTCGTTCCAGAGCAATCAGAAAAAATTGCTAAAGCAATGATGGCACAGACGATTACCTTTAAAGAGGGCGTCACAGCTATGTTTGAGCTACTATCCACTACCCAAAAAGATGATGTCATCCAATATTTATTGGACACAGCTATCATTCGTGAAGGCTTTAGTGAATTCGTTCGCTATGCACACGAACAATCTATTCCATTTTATGTTGTTAGTGGCGGAGTAGATTTTTTCATAGAGCCCATGCTGGAAAATTTCGGTCCATTTTCAGGCGTTTATTGTAACAGTGCTGACTTTTCTGAGAAGCAAATCACGCTTGTCTATCCAAACAGTTGCGATGAAGATTGTAGCAAATATGAAACACAAGGCTGTGGTTGTTGTAAGCCAACAGTCATGCGTAAAGTTGCACAAAGTGATCATTTCAAAATCGTCATTGGTGATTCCATTTCTGATTTTGAAGCAGCTAAACAAGCAGATTTGGTCCTTGCCCGAGATCATCTAATTGTACGTTGTGAGGATTTACATATCCCCCACAAGCCCTTTGAGACCTTCTATGACTGCTTGGAAGCCGTTAAAGAGCTTGTAGAAGCTTAA
- the thrB gene encoding homoserine kinase — MSKKWQISVPGSTANLGPGFDSIGLGLSLYLKLDVFLQDIWEIIHLDDNGPSEFELEEHLLYVITKKIADQYGKELPPCRVEMTSELPLARGLGSSAAVIVAGIELANQICELGLTVQDKLNLSSQIEGHPDNATASVLGGLTISSMDESGTVDTFHVNKIDASFVVFVPDVELKTSESRSILPEQFDRAYAVRASASANMLAASLMARDFERAGRYMETDLFHEPFRSILIPQYAEIRAVAKTNGAYGTALSGAGPTLISIIPTAIAEDFVTAMTVQFPEHHIILTKADEYGVQVI, encoded by the coding sequence ATGAGTAAAAAGTGGCAAATCTCAGTTCCTGGGAGCACAGCCAATCTAGGCCCTGGCTTTGACTCAATCGGACTTGGCTTGTCTCTTTATTTAAAGCTAGATGTTTTCCTACAGGATATCTGGGAAATCATACACCTCGATGATAATGGTCCTAGTGAGTTTGAGCTTGAAGAACATTTACTATACGTTATTACGAAAAAAATCGCTGATCAATACGGTAAGGAACTTCCTCCTTGCCGTGTTGAGATGACAAGCGAGCTTCCATTAGCACGTGGTTTGGGAAGTAGTGCTGCAGTCATCGTTGCGGGTATTGAGCTAGCCAACCAAATATGCGAGCTAGGGTTAACTGTTCAAGATAAACTGAATTTATCTTCTCAAATTGAAGGACATCCAGATAATGCAACTGCCTCTGTTTTGGGCGGTTTAACTATCTCTTCTATGGATGAAAGTGGCACCGTCGATACATTCCATGTGAACAAAATCGATGCTTCTTTCGTCGTATTTGTGCCCGATGTTGAACTAAAAACAAGTGAATCTCGCTCAATATTACCAGAGCAATTTGATCGGGCATATGCAGTACGTGCATCAGCAAGTGCCAATATGCTTGCTGCTTCCTTAATGGCACGCGACTTTGAACGTGCAGGTCGATATATGGAAACAGATTTATTCCATGAGCCTTTCCGCTCAATATTAATACCTCAATATGCAGAAATCCGTGCAGTTGCTAAGACGAACGGTGCATATGGTACAGCATTAAGTGGAGCAGGTCCAACCCTGATCTCCATCATTCCTACGGCTATTGCTGAAGACTTTGTTACAGCAATGACAGTGCAATTTCCAGAACACCATATTATCCTAACCAAAGCGGATGAGTATGGTGTACAAGTAATATGA
- the thrC gene encoding threonine synthase, producing MWKGLIEEYKQFLPVTENTPALTLNEGNTPLIHLVNLSKKLGIELYGKIEGANPTGSFKDRGMVFAVAKAIEDGSKCVICASTGNTSAAAAAYATRAGIQSIVVIPKGKVALGKLAQATMYGAKIIEIDGNFDDALNIVRQVSETTPVALVNSVNPYRIEGQKTASFEIVDALGSAPDYLCIPVGNAGNITAYWKGFKEYNDVKGSGLPKMYGFEAEGAAAIVKGEPIANPETVATAIRIGNPASWQYAEAARDESGGIIDSVTDEEILAAYKLIAGTEGIFVEPGSAASLAGVIKSVENGKIAKGSKVVTVFTGNGLKDPDTAMNVSTVDVVSLKNEDEVIRKYIEGVL from the coding sequence ATGTGGAAAGGCCTTATTGAAGAATATAAACAATTTTTACCCGTAACAGAAAATACACCCGCTCTAACTTTAAACGAAGGCAATACGCCTCTTATACATTTAGTCAATCTATCTAAAAAGCTTGGTATCGAGCTATATGGTAAAATTGAAGGTGCAAATCCAACCGGCTCTTTTAAAGACCGTGGTATGGTGTTTGCTGTTGCAAAAGCTATTGAAGACGGTAGCAAATGTGTCATTTGTGCATCTACTGGTAACACTTCTGCTGCTGCAGCTGCTTATGCAACTCGCGCTGGCATCCAATCGATTGTTGTTATCCCAAAAGGGAAAGTTGCACTTGGTAAATTAGCACAAGCAACAATGTACGGTGCAAAGATTATTGAAATCGATGGTAACTTTGACGACGCATTAAATATTGTGCGCCAAGTGAGCGAAACAACACCAGTTGCGCTTGTAAATTCAGTAAATCCCTACCGTATCGAAGGTCAAAAAACGGCTTCCTTTGAAATTGTAGACGCTTTAGGATCAGCTCCAGACTATCTTTGCATACCAGTAGGAAATGCAGGTAATATTACTGCTTACTGGAAAGGCTTTAAAGAGTATAACGATGTGAAAGGCTCTGGCCTACCAAAAATGTATGGATTCGAAGCTGAAGGGGCTGCAGCTATTGTAAAAGGCGAGCCTATTGCGAATCCTGAAACAGTAGCAACAGCCATCCGTATTGGTAATCCAGCAAGTTGGCAATATGCTGAAGCAGCACGTGATGAGTCTGGTGGTATCATTGACTCTGTAACAGACGAAGAAATCTTAGCTGCTTACAAACTTATCGCTGGTACTGAAGGGATTTTTGTTGAACCTGGATCAGCAGCATCATTAGCTGGTGTCATTAAATCGGTCGAAAATGGCAAAATTGCCAAAGGTTCTAAAGTTGTCACAGTATTTACTGGCAATGGCTTAAAAGATCCTGATACTGCAATGAACGTGTCAACAGTGGACGTTGTATCTCTTAAGAATGAAGACGAGGTAATTCGCAAATACATCGAGGGCGTACTATGA
- a CDS encoding MFS transporter, with protein MTTNTKEPQQSISRNKLLGVAGVGWLFDAMDVGILSFVIAALAVDWNLNSSQMGWIGSINSIGMAVGALVFGVFADKVGRKQIFMWTLVLFSIASGLSALTTTLVAFMALRFLVGMGLGGELPVASTLVSESVEAKERGRVVVLLESFWAAGWLIAALISYFVIPTWGWRVALLLTAIPAVYAIYLRWHLPDSPQFTVKAESKKRSILQNIREVWSKKYARATLMLWVLWFTVVFSYYGMFLWLPSVMVGKGFDMITSFKYVLIMTVAQLPGYFTAAWFIEKFGRKFVLVSYLIGTAVSAFIFGNAETMAVLLTSGMFLSFFNLGAWGALYAYTPEQYPAIIRGTGAGMAAAVGRIGGIFGPLLVGSLLTAGYDIGFIFAIFCGAIIIGVVGVVLLGTETKQTELQ; from the coding sequence ATGACAACAAATACTAAAGAGCCACAACAATCTATTTCTCGAAATAAGCTTTTGGGAGTAGCGGGTGTTGGTTGGCTTTTCGATGCGATGGACGTCGGAATATTATCATTCGTCATTGCAGCCTTAGCAGTAGATTGGAATTTAAATTCTAGTCAAATGGGTTGGATTGGTAGTATAAACTCTATTGGGATGGCTGTTGGTGCACTCGTTTTCGGTGTTTTTGCCGATAAAGTTGGGCGCAAGCAAATATTTATGTGGACGCTTGTGTTATTTTCAATTGCCAGTGGCTTATCTGCATTGACAACAACATTAGTTGCTTTTATGGCATTACGCTTTTTAGTAGGTATGGGGCTTGGTGGAGAATTACCAGTCGCGTCAACACTTGTGTCAGAAAGTGTAGAAGCGAAAGAGCGTGGTAGAGTGGTTGTATTACTCGAAAGTTTCTGGGCTGCGGGTTGGTTAATCGCTGCACTCATTTCTTATTTTGTCATTCCTACATGGGGCTGGCGTGTAGCACTATTGTTAACCGCAATTCCTGCTGTATATGCAATTTATCTTCGTTGGCATTTGCCTGACTCACCGCAGTTTACAGTGAAGGCTGAGTCTAAGAAACGTAGCATTCTTCAAAATATTCGCGAGGTATGGTCAAAAAAATATGCACGTGCCACATTGATGTTATGGGTGTTATGGTTTACGGTTGTATTTTCATATTATGGAATGTTCTTATGGCTACCTAGCGTAATGGTTGGGAAAGGCTTTGACATGATTACAAGCTTTAAGTATGTACTCATTATGACAGTAGCTCAACTGCCCGGCTATTTTACAGCCGCATGGTTCATAGAAAAATTCGGTCGAAAGTTTGTACTTGTTTCCTATTTAATTGGCACAGCTGTAAGTGCTTTCATTTTTGGTAATGCAGAAACAATGGCGGTGCTTTTAACGTCAGGAATGTTTTTATCATTCTTTAATTTAGGTGCATGGGGTGCACTTTATGCTTACACACCAGAGCAGTACCCAGCAATTATCCGTGGTACAGGTGCAGGTATGGCAGCGGCAGTCGGACGAATTGGCGGTATTTTTGGTCCACTATTAGTCGGTTCATTGTTAACTGCTGGTTATGATATTGGCTTTATCTTCGCCATATTTTGTGGAGCGATTATTATTGGTGTCGTTGGAGTGGTCTTGTTAGGTACTGAAACAAAACAAACAGAATTACAATAA
- a CDS encoding MurR/RpiR family transcriptional regulator: MSINENIKRKFVRLSKGQRKVAQFVIDNPTVVIANGAAEVGRQANVSESTVIRFCYAMDLSGYVELQEEIRSYLMSQNDGAHLNAPYTSNKQKNASFSKVMQRDIQNIQDTIHLINDNMLQKSSKWMHEADSIYILGARQSASIANWLSYTLKTLRPNVKQLRTDSEDIVQQINSMGERTTLIVFSCDKHMKDVKTIVEIAKMKKVKIIAITGSALSPIRDYASALFALGMKNQTSLDMVPVLFSFMHALIEEMVSHDKALYKQYQQSYEQVENNLLFLDTAREKQVF, translated from the coding sequence ATGAGTATAAATGAAAATATAAAAAGAAAATTTGTAAGACTGTCGAAGGGACAACGTAAAGTTGCACAGTTTGTAATTGACAATCCGACAGTTGTTATTGCCAATGGTGCGGCAGAAGTTGGTAGACAGGCTAATGTTAGTGAATCGACGGTCATTCGTTTTTGTTATGCAATGGATTTGTCAGGTTATGTTGAGCTTCAAGAGGAAATCAGAAGTTACTTAATGTCTCAAAATGATGGAGCTCATCTTAACGCTCCATATACATCTAATAAGCAGAAAAACGCAAGCTTTAGTAAAGTCATGCAGCGTGATATACAAAATATTCAAGATACCATTCATCTTATTAACGATAACATGCTTCAGAAAAGTTCAAAATGGATGCATGAAGCAGATTCTATTTACATACTTGGTGCTCGTCAATCTGCCTCCATTGCAAATTGGTTATCTTATACGTTGAAAACCTTACGACCAAATGTTAAGCAACTTCGTACAGATTCAGAAGATATTGTGCAACAAATTAACAGTATGGGTGAACGCACGACGTTAATCGTCTTTTCATGTGATAAGCATATGAAAGATGTAAAAACAATTGTAGAAATTGCTAAAATGAAAAAGGTGAAAATTATTGCGATTACTGGTTCAGCATTGTCACCAATAAGAGATTATGCAAGTGCATTATTTGCACTCGGCATGAAGAACCAAACTTCACTCGATATGGTGCCAGTTCTTTTTTCATTTATGCATGCATTGATAGAGGAAATGGTCAGTCACGATAAAGCGCTATACAAGCAATATCAACAATCATATGAGCAGGTGGAGAATAATTTATTATTCTTAGATACTGCAAGAGAAAAGCAAGTGTTTTGA
- a CDS encoding GNAT family N-acetyltransferase: MKKMEKKYIPLASYFEVASQQDITLSFSALENIMGQALPNAAYLNRSWWKKTKPPLTHYLSWTNAGYYVIDVKLGTSVTFSRNQVKASSSNISENNENPSAYIIRAIEASDARAFILLQEEIFQQTDFMYNGHNELDLTVQQLRKNLAYWKQLKNRTILLCVLNGQFAGYAVIHGSKHSKTKHVASIRLAVKDEHQQKGIGSSLMKAVENWSTQRDISRLELSVMEHNDVALNLFKKLNFQNEGTRQNAIKLNNTFIDEYIMSKIL; the protein is encoded by the coding sequence ATGAAGAAGATGGAAAAAAAGTATATTCCTTTAGCAAGCTACTTTGAAGTAGCTTCGCAACAAGATATTACTTTATCCTTTAGCGCACTAGAAAACATTATGGGGCAAGCCTTACCAAATGCTGCTTATTTGAATAGGAGCTGGTGGAAAAAAACAAAGCCTCCTCTCACTCATTATTTATCATGGACAAATGCAGGATATTATGTCATTGATGTCAAGCTCGGTACAAGTGTCACTTTCTCTCGCAATCAAGTGAAAGCCTCATCAAGCAATATTTCAGAAAATAATGAAAATCCTTCTGCATACATAATCAGAGCGATTGAGGCATCCGACGCTAGAGCATTTATTCTTTTACAGGAAGAAATTTTCCAGCAAACCGATTTTATGTATAATGGGCACAATGAGTTAGATTTAACTGTACAGCAACTTCGCAAAAATTTAGCCTATTGGAAACAACTAAAAAACCGCACTATTTTATTGTGCGTATTAAATGGTCAATTTGCTGGTTATGCTGTTATTCATGGTAGTAAGCATTCTAAAACCAAACATGTTGCTTCTATTCGTCTTGCAGTCAAAGACGAGCATCAACAAAAAGGCATCGGCTCATCTCTTATGAAAGCAGTCGAAAACTGGTCCACACAAAGAGATATTTCACGCTTAGAACTATCTGTTATGGAGCACAATGACGTGGCCCTCAATCTTTTTAAGAAACTAAATTTTCAAAACGAAGGCACTCGCCAAAATGCTATTAAACTAAACAACACTTTTATCGATGAATATATCATGAGTAAAATTTTATAA